One stretch of Chryseobacterium fluminis DNA includes these proteins:
- a CDS encoding alpha/beta hydrolase, with protein MNLDYIVREPENITSQTTILFMLHGYGSNEQDLFSFRETLPADWIIVSFRAPKETQFEGFSWYDIDFNDPENFMNISQANESVDAVLENILKIVNHYGLTEAKTHLCGFSQGGILCYALALKHPEMFNYIACLSAYPEEKILQDIVKDKKKLERLRFFVSHGTDDAVIPMEWGRKAADLLYDLSCYFTFREYMSGHGVNQKNYMDLMDFFSK; from the coding sequence ATGAATTTAGATTACATCGTAAGAGAACCTGAGAATATTACTTCCCAAACCACTATTCTGTTTATGCTTCACGGCTACGGAAGCAATGAACAAGACCTTTTCAGCTTTAGAGAAACGCTTCCGGCAGACTGGATCATCGTGAGCTTCAGAGCTCCGAAAGAAACTCAGTTCGAGGGTTTTTCATGGTATGATATTGATTTCAATGACCCCGAAAATTTCATGAATATCAGCCAGGCTAATGAATCTGTGGATGCGGTTCTGGAAAATATACTGAAAATAGTAAATCATTATGGTCTGACCGAAGCAAAGACTCACCTGTGCGGCTTTAGCCAGGGGGGAATTCTGTGCTATGCGCTGGCTTTAAAACATCCTGAAATGTTTAATTATATAGCCTGCCTAAGCGCCTATCCTGAAGAGAAAATTCTACAGGATATTGTAAAAGATAAGAAAAAACTGGAAAGACTCCGTTTTTTTGTATCTCATGGTACTGATGATGCAGTAATTCCAATGGAATGGGGAAGAAAAGCAGCTGATCTTCTTTATGATCTGAGCTGCTATTTCACCTTTAGAGAATACATGAGCGGACATGGCGTCAACCAGAAAAATTATATGGACCTTATGGATTTCTTTTCAAAGTAA
- a CDS encoding response regulator transcription factor, producing the protein MQSDKINIVIVDDHPIVIEGLKTMLKNQSFFNVLESFTLGSEIVNFVKSNEVDIILLDITLPDANGIELCKEIKKISPDTSVIMFSNRSERSVITQSVQNGASGYLLKNTSIEELIECVRGVLSGNIVFCNETKHIISKPSQNELAIPRLTKREKQILQLVAQGKTSSVIADELFLSPLTVDTHRKNLLQKFQAKNSSELITIALQHRMIEE; encoded by the coding sequence ATGCAGTCTGACAAAATAAATATTGTTATTGTAGATGATCATCCTATCGTTATCGAAGGATTGAAAACCATGCTTAAGAACCAGTCATTTTTCAATGTTCTGGAAAGTTTTACATTAGGCTCAGAGATTGTGAACTTTGTGAAATCTAATGAAGTTGATATTATCCTATTAGATATCACGCTTCCCGATGCCAACGGTATTGAACTTTGTAAAGAGATCAAAAAAATATCTCCCGATACATCCGTAATTATGTTCAGCAATCGCTCTGAAAGGAGTGTCATTACGCAATCTGTTCAAAATGGTGCAAGCGGATATCTTCTTAAAAACACATCCATCGAAGAACTGATAGAATGCGTACGTGGAGTTCTTTCGGGTAATATTGTATTTTGTAATGAAACAAAACACATCATCAGTAAGCCCTCTCAAAATGAACTGGCAATTCCCAGATTAACGAAGCGGGAAAAGCAAATCCTGCAGCTGGTTGCTCAGGGAAAAACAAGCAGCGTAATTGCTGATGAATTATTCCTGAGTCCTTTAACCGTAGATACCCATAGAAAAAATCTGCTCCAGAAATTTCAGGCAAAAAATTCCTCAGAACTTATCACTATTGCACTGCAGCACCGTATGATTGAAGAATAA
- a CDS encoding tetratricopeptide repeat-containing sensor histidine kinase, with protein MKKLAFVIFILLSLVLPSQQIFPLNEKPYLDSLQKIVKNSTDRDSKANAFFILSNYYRNTDSILSKRYLENGKTLRSANSFVSAKYHYYEGQYYLEKDKTKAAAAYQQAIQALSTFKTEESYFFQSLAWYNYGVSQKNKEGYPFLVKTILEKSIPLVEKYETNRNLGFLYSQLALILTYNAEFEKAGNYNKKALKILEKNYPASAELFYAYLHTASNYCYQAKGDDAEKFLNKAEKLILPYPDSSSNAFFYYGKTLLFITRQKNEEALPIIDKGLFYTKKFNQNLLAQMFYFNKFDILKKLKRYPEAKAVLEDILTEKSLVLDLNNRKTIYKQLSVLNEEMGNSREALTWEKKYSSLNDSLSTETTKLEINKLEAKYNAAEKERKIANLDTDKAQKQLEINQKNQYLWLLGFASFFLMILIIFIYFYTKKLAKQRKINLQQKLKEIQQKEELNITKAILESEERERERIAKDLHDGLGGMLAGVKINFSTWSSTHFGSTDLEFNKILGQLDHSVNELRHVARNLMPESLLNFGLETALQDLCEFYIRKDLSIDFQAISLRKDLALTIQLNIYRIVQELLANAVKHSQASGILLQCSQSDENFFITIEDNGRGFGKDIEKKTKSMGLRNLKNRVNYLKGKMEISSDHEGTTINIELNTHAV; from the coding sequence ATGAAGAAATTAGCCTTTGTAATTTTTATTTTACTTTCACTTGTCTTACCATCTCAGCAGATTTTTCCGCTTAATGAAAAGCCCTATCTCGACAGCTTACAAAAAATAGTAAAAAACAGTACTGATCGTGATTCCAAAGCCAATGCATTCTTCATTTTATCCAACTATTACAGAAATACAGACAGTATTTTAAGTAAGAGATATCTGGAAAACGGTAAAACATTAAGGTCTGCAAATTCTTTTGTTTCTGCTAAATATCATTATTACGAAGGCCAATATTATCTTGAGAAAGACAAAACTAAAGCTGCAGCTGCCTATCAGCAGGCGATCCAAGCTTTAAGTACATTTAAAACAGAAGAATCGTATTTTTTCCAATCGCTGGCGTGGTATAACTACGGAGTGTCCCAAAAGAACAAAGAAGGATATCCTTTTTTGGTTAAAACTATTCTTGAAAAAAGCATTCCTTTAGTAGAAAAATATGAAACCAACAGAAATTTAGGATTTTTATATTCACAGCTTGCCCTTATTCTGACCTATAATGCAGAATTTGAAAAAGCAGGAAATTATAATAAAAAAGCACTGAAAATTCTTGAAAAAAATTATCCTGCTTCAGCAGAATTGTTTTACGCTTATCTGCATACAGCCAGTAACTATTGTTATCAGGCTAAAGGTGATGATGCAGAAAAATTTCTGAATAAGGCAGAAAAACTGATCCTTCCATACCCGGATTCTTCATCCAATGCTTTTTTTTATTACGGGAAGACCCTTTTATTCATCACCAGACAGAAAAACGAAGAAGCTCTGCCAATTATTGACAAAGGATTGTTTTATACTAAAAAATTTAATCAAAACCTATTAGCTCAGATGTTTTACTTTAACAAGTTCGACATTTTAAAAAAATTAAAGAGGTATCCGGAAGCAAAAGCTGTTCTGGAAGATATCCTGACGGAAAAATCTCTGGTTCTTGATCTCAATAACAGGAAAACAATATATAAACAGCTTTCCGTACTCAATGAAGAAATGGGAAATTCCAGGGAAGCACTGACGTGGGAAAAAAAGTATTCCAGCCTTAATGACAGTCTGAGTACCGAAACTACAAAACTTGAAATCAATAAACTTGAAGCCAAATATAATGCGGCAGAAAAAGAAAGGAAAATAGCGAATCTGGATACTGACAAAGCCCAGAAACAGCTTGAAATAAACCAAAAAAACCAATATCTGTGGCTGCTTGGTTTTGCCTCCTTCTTTTTAATGATTTTAATAATTTTTATTTATTTCTATACCAAAAAACTGGCAAAGCAAAGGAAGATAAACCTTCAGCAAAAATTAAAAGAGATTCAGCAGAAAGAAGAATTGAATATCACCAAAGCAATTCTTGAAAGTGAGGAACGGGAAAGAGAACGGATTGCCAAAGATCTGCACGACGGTCTCGGAGGAATGCTGGCCGGTGTTAAAATCAATTTTTCAACATGGTCTTCCACTCATTTTGGTTCAACGGATCTGGAGTTTAATAAAATCCTGGGGCAGCTTGATCATTCGGTAAATGAGTTAAGACATGTCGCTAGAAACCTGATGCCTGAATCACTTCTCAATTTCGGACTGGAAACCGCACTGCAAGACCTCTGTGAATTTTACATCAGGAAAGATCTCAGCATAGATTTTCAAGCGATCAGTCTTCGTAAAGACCTTGCTCTTACCATTCAGTTGAATATTTACAGAATTGTCCAGGAACTTTTAGCTAATGCTGTAAAACACTCCCAGGCTTCAGGCATTTTATTACAATGTTCCCAATCTGATGAAAATTTCTTTATCACCATTGAAGACAATGGAAGAGGCTTCGGAAAAGACATTGAAAAAAAAACCAAGAGTATGGGGCTCAGAAATCTTAAAAACCGTGTCAATTATCTAAAAGGAAAAATGGAGATCAGCTCCGATCATGAAGGAACAACCATAAATATTGAACTTAATACCCATGCAGTCTGA
- the tyrS gene encoding tyrosine--tRNA ligase, with protein sequence MNSFIEELKWRGLYADMMPGTDEQLNKEMTTAYIGFDPTADSLHIGSLIQIKILAHFQQHGHKPIALVGGATGMIGDPSGKSAERNLLDEATLLHYVDCLKNQLSRFLNFEGNETNKAELVNNYDWMKNISFLDFAKNIGKNITVNYMMAKDSVKKRFSGESGADGMSFTEFTYQLIQGYDFLHLYQNNNVKLQMGGSDQWGNITTGTELIRRKAQGEAFALTVPLITKADGSKFGKSESGENYWLDKKKTSPYKFYQFWLNATDVDAERFIRFYTFLGKEEIEALIEEHKTAPHERKLQKKLAEEVTVWVHGTEEYNKALKASEILFGRSTAEDLVSLDEEIFLEIFDGVPQKEVAKADVLGIHIIDLLSEKSGFLKSKSEATRELKGNSISVNKEKVNEVYTANETDLIDGKFLLLQKGKKSYFIVKVI encoded by the coding sequence ATGAACTCTTTTATTGAAGAACTGAAATGGCGCGGGCTTTATGCCGACATGATGCCCGGAACGGACGAACAGCTGAATAAGGAAATGACAACAGCCTATATCGGTTTTGATCCTACCGCAGATTCTTTACATATCGGGAGTCTTATTCAGATAAAAATTCTGGCTCACTTCCAGCAGCATGGTCATAAGCCCATTGCACTGGTAGGCGGCGCTACAGGAATGATCGGCGACCCTTCAGGGAAATCTGCAGAGAGAAATCTTCTGGACGAAGCTACGCTTCTGCATTATGTAGACTGTCTGAAAAACCAGCTTTCAAGATTTTTAAATTTTGAAGGAAATGAAACCAATAAGGCCGAGTTGGTTAACAATTACGACTGGATGAAAAATATTTCTTTCCTTGATTTTGCAAAAAACATTGGAAAAAATATTACGGTAAATTATATGATGGCTAAAGATTCTGTGAAAAAGAGGTTCTCCGGAGAATCCGGTGCTGACGGAATGAGCTTTACTGAATTTACCTACCAGCTGATTCAGGGATACGATTTTTTACATCTGTACCAGAATAATAACGTTAAACTTCAGATGGGTGGTTCCGATCAATGGGGTAATATCACGACCGGTACCGAACTGATCCGCAGAAAAGCGCAGGGTGAAGCATTTGCACTCACCGTTCCTCTGATCACCAAAGCTGACGGCTCGAAATTCGGAAAGTCTGAAAGCGGAGAAAATTACTGGCTGGATAAAAAGAAAACGTCCCCTTATAAGTTTTACCAGTTCTGGCTAAATGCTACGGATGTGGATGCTGAAAGATTTATCAGATTCTATACGTTTCTCGGAAAAGAAGAAATTGAAGCTTTAATCGAAGAGCATAAAACAGCTCCACACGAAAGAAAACTTCAGAAAAAACTGGCTGAAGAAGTTACCGTTTGGGTTCATGGAACAGAGGAATATAATAAAGCTCTAAAAGCTTCTGAAATTCTGTTCGGCCGTTCCACTGCCGAGGATCTGGTAAGTCTTGATGAAGAAATTTTCCTTGAAATTTTTGACGGTGTTCCTCAGAAAGAAGTTGCTAAAGCTGATGTTTTAGGAATTCATATTATTGATCTTCTTTCAGAGAAATCAGGATTTCTAAAATCTAAAAGCGAGGCAACAAGAGAACTGAAAGGAAATTCGATCTCCGTAAACAAGGAAAAGGTAAATGAAGTGTATACTGCTAACGAAACCGACCTGATTGACGGAAAATTCCTTCTGTTACAGAAAGGAAAGAAAAGCTATTTTATTGTAAAAGTCATTTAG
- a CDS encoding RNA polymerase sigma factor, with protein sequence MNDEQLFTLIQKAKEKDQKAQTRLINVFWVDVFSFVMKKVKDENDADEITVNVFSKVLSKLDMYDPHFQFKTWVLTIAQNTIIDFWRRKSRENQDPTENLDVVKNQFAKSPEELMISAEEQKKIIKTIESLDANYQDIIKLRFFEEKSIREIAEELGISVANTKVRVMRAKKVLAELLKNNDFEDH encoded by the coding sequence ATGAACGACGAACAATTATTCACCCTTATTCAGAAGGCGAAAGAAAAAGACCAGAAAGCTCAGACCAGACTCATCAATGTTTTTTGGGTAGATGTTTTTTCCTTTGTCATGAAAAAAGTAAAAGATGAAAATGATGCCGATGAAATCACCGTGAATGTTTTTTCGAAAGTTCTGTCAAAGCTGGATATGTATGATCCCCATTTTCAGTTTAAAACATGGGTTTTAACGATTGCCCAGAATACGATTATCGATTTTTGGAGGAGAAAGAGCAGGGAAAATCAGGATCCTACAGAGAATCTGGACGTCGTGAAAAATCAGTTTGCAAAATCACCTGAAGAATTAATGATTTCTGCCGAAGAACAGAAGAAAATCATCAAAACAATAGAATCCCTGGACGCCAACTACCAGGATATCATCAAATTGCGGTTTTTTGAAGAAAAAAGCATCAGGGAAATTGCAGAAGAACTGGGAATCTCCGTTGCCAATACGAAGGTACGCGTGATGCGTGCGAAAAAAGTATTAGCTGAATTATTAAAAAATAATGATTTTGAAGATCATTAA
- the lipA gene encoding lipoyl synthase yields MENLVQDTTVQKPKWIRVKLPTGKNYRELRTLVDKYKLNTICQSGSCPNMGECWGEGTATFMILGNICTRSCGFCGVKTGKPLDVNWDEPEKVARSIKLMKIKHAVLTSVDRDDLKDMGSILWGETVNAVRRISPGTTMETLIPDFQGLTKHLDRLVEVAPEVISHNMETVKRLTREVRIQAKYERSLEVLRYLKEAGQRRTKTGVMLGLGEEKHEVFQTIEDIRNADVDVITLGQYLQPTKKHLPVKKFITPEEFDEFGDFARSLGFRHVESSPLVRSSYHAEKHIH; encoded by the coding sequence ATGGAAAATTTAGTTCAGGATACTACCGTTCAAAAGCCAAAATGGATTCGCGTAAAACTTCCTACCGGAAAAAATTACAGAGAATTGAGAACTTTGGTTGATAAATATAAATTAAATACAATTTGTCAGAGTGGAAGCTGCCCGAATATGGGTGAGTGCTGGGGTGAAGGAACAGCAACTTTCATGATCTTAGGAAATATCTGTACACGAAGCTGCGGATTCTGCGGAGTGAAAACCGGAAAACCTCTTGATGTGAACTGGGATGAGCCTGAAAAAGTAGCGCGTTCAATCAAATTAATGAAAATTAAACATGCCGTTCTTACCTCTGTAGACCGTGACGACCTGAAAGATATGGGATCCATCCTTTGGGGAGAAACGGTGAATGCCGTCAGAAGAATCTCTCCCGGAACAACAATGGAAACACTGATTCCTGATTTTCAGGGATTGACGAAACACCTGGACCGACTGGTAGAAGTAGCTCCAGAAGTTATCTCGCACAATATGGAAACGGTAAAACGTCTGACCAGAGAAGTGCGGATCCAGGCGAAATACGAAAGAAGCCTTGAGGTTCTCAGGTATCTTAAAGAAGCGGGACAGAGAAGAACAAAAACTGGGGTAATGCTGGGTCTGGGAGAAGAAAAACATGAAGTGTTCCAGACGATTGAAGATATCAGAAACGCCGATGTGGATGTCATTACATTAGGTCAGTATTTACAGCCGACTAAGAAACACTTACCGGTGAAAAAATTCATCACACCGGAAGAGTTTGACGAGTTCGGGGATTTTGCCAGAAGCTTAGGTTTCAGACATGTCGAAAGTTCACCTTTAGTAAGAAGTTCTTACCACGCTGAAAAACATATTCATTAA
- a CDS encoding AraC family transcriptional regulator gives MKIQKEIIEFEEGKSFRLFSPSMKNCFFWHHHPEIELVYVEASNGIRHVGKNISDFTESDLLLIGSNVPHLNFDYRIQTECRQLVLQMRENFLQELIFPVPEFDDIKKLLERSYLGLSFFGETKKNIVEKLHILKNKNSFDSFIGLIEILQILAHSDEVKELNVEDTRIKWFLNDKIRMGTIYDYIHENYDKSPDVNTIAENVSLSTPAFCRYFKKQTNITFTDFVNNYRINQAKLLLLQNSCVTEVCFQVGFESLSYFNKLFKRYIGETPSAFKKRHLSRVES, from the coding sequence ATGAAAATTCAGAAGGAAATCATAGAGTTCGAAGAAGGGAAATCATTCAGACTTTTTTCACCTTCCATGAAAAACTGCTTTTTCTGGCATCATCATCCGGAAATCGAGCTTGTCTACGTGGAAGCATCCAACGGGATCCGACATGTGGGAAAAAATATTTCTGATTTTACGGAAAGTGATTTATTGCTCATCGGTTCCAATGTTCCCCATTTAAATTTCGATTACCGTATTCAGACAGAATGCAGGCAGCTGGTGCTGCAGATGCGTGAAAATTTCCTTCAGGAGCTTATTTTCCCTGTTCCCGAATTTGATGATATCAAAAAATTGCTGGAACGCTCTTATCTGGGGTTGTCATTTTTCGGTGAGACCAAAAAAAATATTGTTGAAAAACTTCACATTCTGAAAAATAAAAACTCCTTTGATTCTTTTATTGGTTTAATTGAAATTTTACAGATTCTTGCCCATTCGGATGAGGTAAAAGAACTGAATGTAGAAGATACGAGAATCAAATGGTTTTTAAATGACAAAATCAGGATGGGAACGATCTACGATTATATTCATGAAAATTATGATAAAAGCCCGGATGTAAATACCATTGCTGAAAACGTCAGTCTGAGCACGCCCGCTTTCTGCCGGTATTTCAAGAAACAGACGAATATAACTTTTACGGATTTTGTCAATAATTACAGAATCAATCAGGCAAAACTGTTACTGCTCCAAAACTCCTGCGTAACAGAAGTCTGTTTCCAGGTGGGTTTTGAAAGTCTTTCTTATTTTAATAAACTCTTTAAAAGGTATATCGGTGAGACGCCTTCTGCGTTTAAGAAAAGACACCTGAGTAGGGTTGAATCTTAG
- a CDS encoding MFS transporter has protein sequence MGIDKRIIPLAIGGLGIGTTEFTVMGLLPDIAKSLQISIPEAGHLISAYALGVVIGAPLLIGYSVKFAPKKVLIALMVIFTIFNALSAIAPDYTSMLVIRFLSGLPHGAFFGVGTVVAARMAGKGKEAFYISLMFTGLTIANLAMVPLVTYIGHTFHWRWYFAIVGIIGLLALLSLKLWLPVMEANQNTHFKEELKFLKKKQAWLVLMITAIGFGGLFTWFSYITPLMTVISGIKESHMAYVMILAGAGMVVGNLAGGYLSDRLSPEKTCALLLFLMMVSLAGVFLLAEYQNISLALTFICGALSMSVAAPINIMMMKAAPKSEMMAAAFMQAAFNIANAMGAFLGGIPLEQGYSYNYPSLVGVVMTFIGLVIALRYKYKYGSKSPDQITESECITCDQ, from the coding sequence ATGGGGATTGATAAAAGAATAATACCGCTGGCAATAGGCGGATTGGGAATCGGAACGACAGAATTTACCGTGATGGGACTATTGCCGGATATTGCAAAATCTTTGCAGATTTCCATTCCTGAAGCGGGCCACCTGATTTCTGCGTATGCATTGGGAGTAGTGATCGGAGCACCTCTTTTAATCGGATATTCCGTGAAATTTGCCCCTAAAAAAGTTCTCATTGCGCTGATGGTCATTTTTACGATATTCAATGCCTTGTCGGCGATTGCCCCGGATTACACGTCCATGCTGGTGATCAGATTTCTTTCAGGTTTGCCCCATGGTGCGTTTTTCGGTGTCGGAACGGTAGTTGCTGCAAGAATGGCAGGGAAGGGGAAAGAGGCTTTTTATATTTCACTCATGTTCACAGGGCTTACCATTGCGAATCTTGCGATGGTTCCTTTGGTGACTTATATCGGGCATACCTTTCACTGGAGATGGTATTTTGCCATTGTTGGTATAATTGGATTATTAGCATTGCTGTCTTTAAAACTTTGGCTTCCGGTTATGGAAGCCAATCAGAATACCCATTTTAAGGAGGAGCTGAAGTTTCTTAAGAAAAAGCAGGCATGGCTGGTATTAATGATTACAGCCATCGGATTCGGAGGGCTTTTTACCTGGTTCAGTTATATTACGCCTTTGATGACGGTAATTTCAGGAATTAAAGAAAGTCATATGGCGTACGTCATGATTCTTGCCGGAGCCGGGATGGTGGTAGGAAATCTGGCAGGCGGATATTTGTCAGACCGTTTAAGTCCGGAAAAAACATGTGCCTTATTGCTTTTTCTGATGATGGTTTCCCTGGCGGGTGTATTTTTATTGGCAGAATATCAGAATATATCTTTGGCCTTAACTTTCATCTGTGGAGCATTATCCATGTCTGTAGCAGCCCCTATTAACATCATGATGATGAAAGCAGCCCCCAAAAGTGAAATGATGGCAGCGGCGTTTATGCAGGCAGCGTTCAATATTGCCAATGCGATGGGTGCATTTTTGGGAGGAATCCCTTTGGAACAGGGATATTCTTATAATTACCCTTCATTAGTAGGAGTTGTAATGACCTTTATAGGTTTGGTAATCGCTTTACGCTATAAATATAAATACGGATCAAAATCTCCGGATCAAATTACCGAATCGGAATGTATCACTTGTGATCAATAA
- a CDS encoding SpoIIAA family protein yields the protein MINIIPEAPENVAAFNATGEVTREDFENLVVPRVNQKVDEYGELNYLLYLDTDLDQFTMGAWLQDALLGLKNLTKWNRAAIVTDKQGVQNFTDIFSVVMPGEFKSFPKENLYNALYWCKNGNEVEA from the coding sequence ATGATAAATATTATTCCAGAAGCTCCTGAAAATGTTGCTGCGTTCAACGCAACAGGAGAAGTAACCAGAGAAGATTTTGAAAATCTTGTAGTCCCTCGTGTAAATCAGAAGGTAGATGAATACGGCGAGCTTAATTATCTTCTGTACCTAGACACAGACCTTGATCAGTTTACCATGGGAGCATGGCTGCAGGATGCACTTTTGGGATTGAAAAATCTTACGAAATGGAACCGTGCTGCTATTGTTACAGACAAACAGGGTGTACAGAATTTCACTGATATTTTCAGTGTTGTGATGCCCGGAGAATTTAAATCTTTCCCTAAAGAAAACTTATACAATGCCCTTTACTGGTGTAAAAACGGCAATGAGGTAGAGGCTTAG
- a CDS encoding NAD(P)/FAD-dependent oxidoreductase: protein MNLRSNEPFWLLKNGLVSSYPSLKSDEECDVLIIGGGITGSLIAHQMMKDGYHTIIIDKREICNGSTSTTTSMLQYEIDVPLYKLTELIGEKGACESYKACSKSIDDLEMLTKEIKSRAGFRRKQSLYFASRKKDVSWLIKEYEIRKKTGFEVSWLEPGDIEERFTLQNTYGGILSKQGASIDAFKFAHELLRFNRNKGLKIFDKTEIKSVKYLKGYNFALTEHGFNIKAKKIIYCVGYESTTLIKEDFVNLKSTFATVSEIDTAIFKNIENTLVWNTDAPYMYMRTTDDNRLLIGGRDEDFINPEKRDASLRKKEKEILRTLKKIKPDFKFYTDFVWAGTFGETKDGLPYIGEHEHFKNSYFVLGFGGNGITFSVTGMEMASAFMKNKKHKLSPYFKFGR, encoded by the coding sequence ATGAATCTTAGATCGAACGAACCTTTTTGGCTACTCAAAAACGGTCTTGTTTCTTCATACCCCTCTCTGAAATCTGATGAAGAATGCGATGTTCTTATTATCGGAGGAGGAATCACCGGCAGCCTTATAGCCCATCAGATGATGAAAGACGGTTATCATACAATAATTATCGATAAACGTGAGATCTGCAACGGAAGCACTTCCACTACTACTTCTATGCTGCAGTATGAAATTGATGTTCCATTATATAAACTTACAGAATTAATAGGTGAAAAAGGCGCGTGCGAAAGTTACAAAGCCTGCTCAAAATCTATTGATGATCTTGAAATGCTTACCAAAGAAATAAAATCCCGAGCAGGATTTAGGAGAAAGCAGTCACTGTATTTTGCTTCCAGAAAAAAAGACGTCTCCTGGCTGATTAAAGAATATGAAATAAGAAAAAAAACAGGATTTGAGGTGAGCTGGCTTGAACCTGGAGATATTGAAGAAAGATTTACCCTGCAGAATACCTATGGCGGCATTTTATCTAAACAGGGCGCCAGTATCGATGCCTTTAAGTTTGCCCATGAATTGTTGAGATTTAACAGGAACAAAGGGCTGAAAATTTTTGATAAAACAGAAATAAAATCCGTAAAGTACCTCAAAGGATATAATTTTGCCCTTACAGAACACGGCTTCAATATTAAAGCGAAAAAAATTATTTATTGTGTCGGCTATGAAAGTACCACGCTTATCAAGGAAGACTTTGTAAATCTTAAAAGTACATTTGCCACGGTTTCGGAAATAGATACCGCTATTTTTAAGAATATTGAAAATACACTGGTCTGGAATACGGATGCACCCTATATGTACATGAGAACTACAGATGATAACAGGCTTCTGATAGGCGGAAGAGATGAGGATTTTATAAACCCGGAAAAACGGGATGCCTCACTTCGTAAAAAAGAAAAGGAAATTCTGAGGACATTAAAAAAGATAAAACCTGATTTTAAATTCTATACCGATTTTGTCTGGGCCGGAACGTTCGGAGAAACTAAAGACGGGCTCCCCTATATTGGAGAACACGAACATTTTAAAAATTCGTATTTCGTTTTAGGCTTCGGAGGAAATGGAATTACATTTTCCGTTACCGGAATGGAAATGGCGTCCGCTTTTATGAAAAATAAGAAACATAAACTGAGTCCGTATTTTAAGTTCGGACGATAG
- a CDS encoding SIMPL domain-containing protein, whose amino-acid sequence MKLKHFLLMGLLTFGSLINAQEMKKNAIEVTGVAEMEVEPDEIIFSIAIKADNKNELADHEKKLFETLKNDGVKNEDIKFKSMYQNLYSKTVKFTKNFQFKASAKTNISKLFEDLNQKWVTQLNISEVKNTRIADFRKTVKVNALKAAKEKADYLLESIGKKTGNPIEIVEIEDYMSDTVVPMAYKSVKMSNVQLESADTGVDYSFENIENIKLKYSIKTKYEIL is encoded by the coding sequence ATGAAATTGAAACATTTTTTATTGATGGGATTATTAACCTTTGGGAGTCTTATCAATGCACAGGAAATGAAAAAAAACGCAATCGAAGTAACAGGTGTTGCCGAAATGGAAGTAGAACCGGATGAAATCATCTTTTCAATCGCAATAAAAGCAGATAATAAGAATGAGCTCGCGGATCATGAAAAAAAATTATTTGAGACATTAAAAAATGACGGTGTTAAAAATGAAGACATCAAATTTAAATCCATGTACCAGAACCTGTATTCAAAGACGGTGAAGTTTACGAAAAATTTTCAGTTTAAAGCCAGTGCAAAAACCAATATCAGTAAACTTTTTGAAGATTTAAATCAAAAGTGGGTTACTCAACTGAATATTTCAGAGGTTAAAAATACCAGAATCGCAGATTTCAGAAAAACAGTCAAGGTCAATGCTTTAAAAGCAGCCAAAGAGAAAGCAGACTATCTTCTGGAGAGCATCGGTAAAAAAACCGGAAATCCGATCGAGATCGTGGAGATCGAAGATTATATGAGCGACACGGTTGTTCCCATGGCTTATAAATCAGTAAAAATGAGCAATGTTCAGCTTGAATCTGCGGATACGGGAGTAGATTATTCTTTCGAAAACATCGAAAATATTAAGCTGAAGTACAGCATTAAAACCAAATATGAAATCCTTTAA